One region of Streptomyces capillispiralis genomic DNA includes:
- the ftsH gene encoding ATP-dependent zinc metalloprotease FtsH: MDVKRYFRGPVMWIVLAVLAVVVLMQVVGSSGGYKTVDTGQVVQAINENKVESAKLTTGDEQIIKVSLKDGEKVEDSSKIQASYIGDQGVTIANTLQDKFQNEQIPDGYTVSPSKQNPFVSILLSLLPFVLIVVVFLFLMNQMQGGGSRVMNFGKSKAKLITKDTPKTTFADVAGSDEAVEELHEIKEFLQEPAKFQAVGAKIPKGVLLYGPPGTGKTLLARAVAGEAGVPFYSISGSDFVEMFVGVGASRVRDLFEQAKANAPAIVFVDEIDAVGRHRGAGLGGGHDEREQTLNQLLVEMDGFDVKGGVILIAATNRPDILDPALLRPGRFDRQIAVDRPDMQGRLEILKVHQKGKPVAPDVDLSAVARRTPGMTGADLANVLNEAALLTARSDQKLIDNKMLDEAIDRVVAGPQKRTRIMSDKEKKITAYHEGGHALVAAASPNSDPVHKITILSRGRALGYTMVLPDEDKYSTTRNEMLDQLAYMLGGRAAEELVFHDPTTGAANDIEKATGLARAMVTQYGMTERLGAIKFGGDNTEPFLGREMAHQRDYSEEVAALVDEEVKKLIETAHNEAWEILVENRDVLDNLVLALLERETLGKEEIAEVFAPIVKRPPRPAWTGSSRRTPSTRPPVLSPKELALTNGSNGATPAITTAKSTAAEPAPAPEPAAEDRPES, translated from the coding sequence ATGGACGTGAAGCGATACTTCCGTGGGCCGGTCATGTGGATCGTGCTGGCCGTCCTTGCCGTGGTCGTGTTGATGCAGGTCGTCGGCTCGTCCGGCGGCTACAAGACGGTGGACACGGGCCAGGTCGTCCAGGCGATCAATGAGAACAAGGTCGAGTCGGCCAAGCTGACCACCGGTGACGAGCAGATCATCAAGGTCTCGCTCAAGGACGGCGAAAAGGTCGAGGACAGCTCGAAGATCCAGGCGAGTTACATCGGTGACCAGGGCGTCACCATCGCCAACACGCTGCAGGACAAATTCCAGAACGAGCAGATCCCGGACGGCTACACCGTTTCGCCGTCCAAGCAGAACCCGTTCGTGAGCATTCTGCTGTCGCTGCTGCCGTTCGTCCTCATCGTGGTCGTCTTCCTGTTCCTGATGAACCAGATGCAGGGCGGCGGCTCCCGCGTCATGAACTTCGGCAAGTCCAAGGCGAAGCTCATCACCAAGGACACGCCGAAGACGACGTTCGCCGACGTCGCGGGCTCGGACGAGGCCGTCGAGGAACTCCACGAGATCAAGGAGTTCCTGCAGGAGCCGGCGAAGTTCCAGGCCGTCGGGGCGAAGATCCCCAAGGGCGTGCTGCTGTACGGCCCGCCCGGCACCGGCAAGACCCTGCTGGCGCGTGCTGTCGCGGGCGAGGCCGGGGTGCCGTTCTACTCGATCTCCGGTTCCGACTTCGTCGAGATGTTCGTCGGTGTCGGTGCCTCCCGGGTCCGTGACCTGTTCGAGCAGGCCAAGGCCAACGCCCCCGCGATCGTGTTCGTCGACGAGATCGACGCGGTCGGCCGCCACCGCGGCGCCGGCCTCGGCGGCGGTCACGACGAGCGCGAGCAGACCCTGAACCAGCTCCTCGTCGAGATGGACGGCTTCGACGTCAAGGGCGGCGTGATCCTCATCGCCGCGACGAACCGGCCCGACATCCTCGACCCGGCCCTTCTGCGGCCCGGCCGCTTCGACCGCCAGATCGCGGTCGACCGCCCGGACATGCAGGGCCGGCTGGAGATCCTCAAGGTGCACCAGAAGGGCAAGCCGGTCGCCCCGGACGTCGACCTGTCGGCCGTCGCCCGCCGCACCCCCGGCATGACCGGTGCCGACCTGGCCAACGTGCTGAACGAGGCCGCGCTGCTGACCGCGCGCAGCGATCAGAAGCTGATCGACAACAAGATGCTGGACGAGGCGATCGACCGTGTGGTCGCGGGCCCGCAGAAGCGGACCCGGATCATGTCGGACAAGGAGAAGAAGATCACCGCGTACCACGAGGGCGGACACGCCCTGGTCGCGGCGGCCTCCCCGAACTCCGACCCGGTCCACAAGATCACCATCCTGTCGAGAGGCCGCGCCCTCGGCTACACCATGGTCCTGCCGGACGAGGACAAGTACTCGACCACGCGCAACGAGATGCTGGACCAGCTGGCCTACATGCTGGGCGGCCGCGCGGCCGAGGAGCTCGTCTTCCACGACCCGACCACCGGTGCCGCCAACGACATCGAGAAGGCCACCGGACTGGCCCGCGCGATGGTCACGCAGTACGGCATGACCGAGCGGCTGGGTGCGATCAAGTTCGGCGGTGACAACACCGAGCCGTTCCTCGGCCGTGAGATGGCTCACCAGCGGGACTACTCGGAAGAGGTCGCCGCGCTGGTCGACGAAGAGGTCAAGAAGCTCATCGAGACCGCGCACAACGAGGCGTGGGAGATCCTGGTCGAGAACCGTGACGTCCTCGACAACCTGGTCCTGGCCCTCCTGGAGCGGGAGACGCTGGGCAAGGAGGAGATCGCCGAGGTCTTCGCGCCGATCGTCAAGCGCCCGCCCCGGCCCGCCTGGACCGGCTCCTCGCGCCGTACGCCGTCCACCCGCCCGCCGGTCCTCTCCCCCAAGGAGCTGGCCCTGACGAACGGGTCGAACGGCGCGACGCCGGCCATCACCACCGCCAAGAGCACCGCGGCGGAGCCCGCCCCGGCGCCCGAGCCGGCCGCGGAGGACCGTCCCGAGAGCTGA
- the hpt gene encoding hypoxanthine phosphoribosyltransferase, whose translation MRVDAKDMGADLEKVLITKEEIDAKLVELAAKIDAEYAGKDLLIVGVLKGAVMVMADLARALSTPVTMDWMAVSSYGAGTQSSGVVRILKDLDTDIKGKHVLIVEDIIDSGLTLSWLISNLGSREPASLKVCTLLRKPEAAKVAIDVEWVGFDIPNEFVVGYGLDYAEKYRNLPFVGTLAPHVYGG comes from the coding sequence ATGCGGGTGGACGCGAAAGACATGGGTGCCGACCTCGAGAAGGTGCTCATCACCAAGGAAGAGATCGACGCCAAGCTGGTGGAGCTGGCCGCGAAGATCGACGCGGAGTACGCGGGCAAGGACCTGCTGATCGTCGGCGTCCTCAAGGGCGCGGTGATGGTGATGGCCGACCTCGCCCGGGCGCTGTCCACCCCCGTCACGATGGACTGGATGGCCGTGTCCTCGTACGGGGCGGGCACCCAGTCCTCCGGTGTGGTGCGGATCCTCAAGGACCTCGACACCGACATCAAGGGCAAGCACGTCCTGATCGTCGAGGACATCATCGACTCCGGCCTGACCCTGTCCTGGCTGATCTCCAACCTCGGCTCGCGCGAGCCCGCCTCCCTCAAGGTGTGCACGCTGCTGCGCAAGCCCGAGGCCGCCAAGGTCGCCATCGACGTGGAATGGGTCGGTTTCGACATCCCCAACGAGTTCGTCGTCGGCTACGGCCTCGACTACGCCGAGAAGTACCGCAACCTCCCGTTCGTCGGTACGCTCGCGCCCCACGTCTACGGCGGCTGA
- the tilS gene encoding tRNA lysidine(34) synthetase TilS, translated as MGPHPAVAAIRLAVRRVLTDILDDHGLPPGRPAHEQPPSPLVLVACSGGADSMALASALAFEAPRLGIRAGGVTVDHGLQAGSDLRAAEVVLRLRELGFDPAESVAVTVGRGGGPEAAARDARYAALDAAAERHGATAVLLGHTRDDQAETVLLGLARGSGIRSLSGMAAVSGAGGRYRRPFLQLDRQTARKACMVQSLPVWDDPHNADPAYTRSRLRHEGLPALEKALGKGVVEALARTAQLSRDDADALDAWAGRAEAGVRDADGRLECAGLYALPPAVRRRVLRRAAIEAGAPAGSLFARHIEEVDRLITGWRGQGAINLPGRVVARRQGGRLVIRQG; from the coding sequence ATGGGTCCCCATCCTGCGGTCGCGGCGATACGCCTGGCGGTCCGCCGCGTCCTGACCGACATCCTCGACGACCACGGCCTGCCCCCCGGCCGTCCCGCACACGAGCAGCCGCCCTCCCCGCTCGTGCTCGTGGCCTGCTCCGGCGGCGCCGACTCCATGGCGCTCGCCTCCGCCCTCGCCTTCGAGGCCCCCCGGCTCGGCATCCGCGCCGGCGGCGTCACCGTCGACCACGGCCTCCAGGCCGGCTCCGACCTGCGCGCCGCCGAGGTCGTCCTGCGCCTGCGCGAACTCGGCTTCGACCCCGCCGAGTCCGTCGCCGTCACCGTCGGACGCGGCGGCGGCCCCGAGGCCGCCGCCCGCGACGCCCGCTACGCCGCGCTGGACGCCGCCGCCGAACGGCACGGCGCCACCGCCGTCCTGCTCGGCCACACCCGCGACGACCAGGCCGAGACCGTCCTGCTCGGCCTCGCCCGCGGCTCCGGCATCCGCTCCCTGTCCGGAATGGCCGCGGTCTCGGGGGCCGGCGGCCGTTACCGCCGCCCCTTCCTCCAGCTCGACCGGCAGACCGCCCGCAAGGCCTGCATGGTCCAGTCCCTGCCCGTCTGGGACGACCCGCACAACGCGGATCCCGCCTACACCCGCTCCCGGCTCCGCCACGAGGGGCTGCCCGCCCTGGAGAAGGCCCTCGGCAAGGGCGTCGTCGAGGCCCTCGCCCGTACGGCCCAGCTCTCCCGGGACGATGCCGACGCCCTCGACGCCTGGGCCGGCCGCGCCGAGGCCGGCGTCCGGGACGCCGACGGCCGCCTGGAGTGCGCCGGGCTGTACGCCCTGCCGCCCGCCGTGCGCCGCCGTGTACTGCGCCGGGCCGCCATCGAGGCCGGTGCCCCGGCCGGTTCGCTGTTCGCCCGCCACATCGAGGAAGTCGACCGGCTGATCACCGGTTGGCGCGGTCAGGGGGCCATCAATCTCCCCGGCCGGGTCGTCGCCCGCCGGCAGGGTGGCAGACTGGTGATTCGGCAGGGCTGA
- a CDS encoding zinc-dependent metalloprotease: MTSIGGAASSGMVDWNLAVATATRLMRPGPDVSRDEARAVVAELRRHAKASEEHVRGFTRLGTEETHDTPLLVVDRPGWVRANVAGFRELLKPLLDKMQERRGTSPGNAVLGAVGGKVTGVELGMLLSFLASRVLGQYETFAPATRDLPSGANGGGRLLLVAPNIVHVERELDVEPHDFRLWVTLHEETHRTQFTAVPWLRDHLEGEIQSFLGETDVDPMTVLERVREAAQSLAGGRPEGEEGDEGRSLVEIVQTPAQREILGRLTAVMSLLEGHADFVMDGVGPQVVPSVAEIREKFQQRRAKGASRLDLALRKLLGLDAKLRQYRDGERFVRAVVEEVGMDGFNRVWTSPNTLPTKAEISKPADWITRVHRKTES; this comes from the coding sequence ATGACGAGCATCGGTGGTGCTGCCTCTTCCGGGATGGTCGACTGGAATCTCGCGGTCGCGACCGCGACCCGGCTCATGCGGCCGGGCCCCGACGTGAGCCGCGACGAGGCCAGGGCCGTTGTCGCGGAACTGCGCCGGCACGCGAAGGCCTCGGAGGAACACGTCCGGGGCTTCACTCGTCTGGGCACCGAGGAGACCCACGACACCCCCCTCCTCGTGGTCGACCGCCCCGGCTGGGTCCGGGCCAACGTCGCGGGCTTCCGCGAACTCCTCAAACCGCTCCTCGACAAGATGCAGGAACGGCGCGGCACCAGCCCGGGCAACGCGGTCCTCGGCGCCGTCGGCGGCAAGGTCACCGGCGTCGAACTGGGCATGCTGTTGTCCTTCCTGGCCTCCCGCGTCCTCGGCCAGTACGAGACCTTCGCCCCCGCCACCCGCGACCTGCCGTCCGGTGCGAACGGCGGCGGCCGGCTGCTGCTCGTCGCCCCCAACATCGTCCACGTCGAACGCGAACTCGACGTCGAGCCGCACGACTTCCGGCTGTGGGTCACCCTCCACGAGGAGACCCACCGCACCCAGTTCACCGCCGTGCCCTGGCTGCGCGACCACCTGGAGGGCGAGATCCAGTCGTTCCTGGGGGAGACCGACGTCGACCCCATGACCGTCCTGGAGCGCGTCCGCGAGGCCGCCCAGTCCCTCGCCGGCGGACGGCCCGAGGGCGAGGAGGGCGACGAGGGGCGCTCCCTCGTCGAGATCGTGCAGACCCCCGCCCAGCGCGAGATCCTGGGCCGCCTCACCGCGGTGATGTCCCTGCTGGAGGGCCACGCCGACTTCGTGATGGACGGCGTCGGACCCCAGGTCGTGCCGAGCGTCGCCGAGATCCGCGAGAAGTTCCAGCAGCGCCGCGCGAAGGGCGCCTCCCGCCTGGACCTCGCCCTGCGCAAGCTGCTCGGCCTGGACGCCAAACTCCGCCAGTACCGCGACGGCGAACGCTTCGTGCGCGCCGTCGTCGAGGAGGTCGGGATGGACGGCTTCAACCGCGTGTGGACCTCGCCCAACACGCTCCCCACCAAGGCGGAGATCTCCAAACCGGCGGACTGGATCACACGGGTGCACCGCAAAACGGAATCGTGA
- the dacB gene encoding D-alanyl-D-alanine carboxypeptidase/D-alanyl-D-alanine endopeptidase yields the protein MVVPELGPWRAARPHVARIAGTVRPRLARAAETLRPRLARLAAAAGPRFARPDRPGSPQVPRVARPKTWQFTATAATAGLALAAGVVTAAGPWDSSGQRTAERDRAVALEAARGTDHGGAPAHAGTPPRGPRAVPPAASVLTGLGGTATTVRSAPSAKALTGVLDPLLNTPALGRRSAAVVDVATGRRLYGSGAADALVPASTTKIATAVAALSALGSDHRLTTRTVYEPDTEEVVLVGGGDPTLTARAETHGLAGLRDLAERTAAALAKRGLREVTLSYDTTLYKGGTMHPIGVNPNLAAVTPLMVDEARTDDSTSGPAPRVPDPAADAARRFGELLKEHGIKATPPGPSKSTTRASTLATVSSPPLAALVERMLTNSDNDLAEALARHTALATGRPADFDGAGEAITARLKQLGLPVKGADVKDGSGLDRRDKLTADLLTALLVKAGDPAHPELRPALTGLPVAGFTGTLSGRYADGAAGVVRAKTGTLTGVNTLAGTVVDKDGRLLAFAFLANGTGAPAAAQSALDKAATALSACGCRP from the coding sequence GTGGTCGTGCCGGAACTGGGGCCTTGGCGGGCCGCGAGACCGCACGTGGCGCGGATCGCGGGCACCGTACGGCCGCGTCTCGCCCGGGCCGCGGAGACCCTGCGGCCACGTCTGGCGCGCCTCGCCGCGGCCGCCGGGCCACGGTTCGCGCGGCCGGACCGGCCGGGATCACCGCAGGTCCCGCGGGTCGCGCGGCCGAAGACCTGGCAGTTCACCGCGACCGCCGCCACCGCCGGTCTGGCGCTGGCCGCGGGAGTGGTGACCGCCGCCGGTCCCTGGGACTCCTCGGGTCAGCGTACGGCCGAGCGGGACCGGGCCGTGGCCCTGGAAGCCGCGCGTGGCACAGATCACGGCGGCGCCCCCGCCCACGCCGGTACGCCGCCGCGCGGACCGCGGGCCGTCCCGCCCGCCGCGTCCGTGCTCACCGGCCTCGGCGGCACCGCCACCACCGTGCGGTCGGCCCCCTCCGCGAAGGCCCTCACCGGCGTCCTCGACCCGCTGCTGAACACCCCGGCGCTGGGCCGGCGCTCGGCCGCCGTGGTCGACGTGGCCACCGGTCGGCGGCTGTACGGCAGCGGCGCCGCGGACGCGCTCGTCCCGGCCTCGACCACCAAGATCGCCACCGCGGTCGCCGCGCTCTCCGCCCTGGGCAGCGACCACCGCCTCACCACCCGCACGGTCTACGAGCCCGACACCGAGGAGGTCGTCCTGGTCGGCGGCGGCGACCCCACCCTCACCGCCCGCGCGGAGACCCACGGGCTCGCCGGCCTGCGCGACCTCGCCGAACGGACCGCCGCCGCCCTGGCCAAGCGCGGCCTGCGGGAGGTGACCCTCTCCTACGACACGACCCTCTACAAGGGCGGCACGATGCACCCGATCGGGGTCAACCCCAACCTCGCGGCCGTCACCCCCCTGATGGTCGACGAGGCCCGCACCGACGACTCCACCAGCGGCCCGGCCCCGCGGGTCCCGGACCCGGCGGCCGACGCCGCGCGGCGGTTCGGCGAGCTCCTCAAGGAGCACGGCATCAAGGCCACGCCCCCCGGACCGTCGAAGTCCACCACCCGCGCGTCCACCCTCGCCACCGTCTCCTCGCCCCCGCTCGCCGCGCTCGTCGAGCGGATGCTGACCAACAGCGACAACGACCTCGCCGAGGCCCTCGCCCGGCACACCGCCCTCGCCACCGGCAGGCCCGCCGACTTCGACGGCGCCGGCGAGGCGATCACCGCGCGGCTGAAGCAGCTCGGCCTGCCCGTCAAGGGTGCCGACGTCAAGGACGGCAGCGGCCTCGACCGGCGCGACAAGCTCACCGCGGACCTCCTCACCGCCCTGCTCGTCAAGGCCGGCGACCCGGCCCACCCCGAACTGCGCCCCGCGCTCACCGGGCTGCCCGTCGCCGGCTTCACCGGCACCCTGTCCGGCCGCTACGCCGACGGGGCGGCCGGTGTCGTACGGGCCAAGACGGGGACGCTGACCGGCGTGAACACCCTGGCGGGCACCGTGGTCGACAAGGACGGCCGCCTGCTGGCCTTCGCCTTCCTGGCCAACGGCACCGGCGCCCCGGCAGCGGCCCAGTCCGCCCTGGACAAGGCGGCCACAGCCCTGTCAGCGTGCGGCTGCCGCCCATAG
- a CDS encoding inorganic diphosphatase encodes MEFDVTIEIPKGSRNKYEVDHETGRIRLDRRLFTSTAYPTDYGFVENTLGEDGDPLDALVILDEPTFPGCLIRCRAIGMFRMTDEAGGDDKLLCVPSTDPRVEHLRDIHHVSEFDRLEIQHFFEVYKDLEPGKSVEGANWVGRVDAEAEIERSYKRFEEQGGH; translated from the coding sequence GTGGAGTTCGACGTCACGATCGAGATCCCGAAGGGTTCGCGGAACAAGTACGAGGTGGACCACGAGACGGGTCGGATCCGCCTGGACCGTCGACTCTTCACCTCGACCGCCTACCCGACCGACTACGGCTTCGTCGAGAACACCCTCGGCGAGGACGGCGACCCGCTGGACGCGCTGGTCATCCTGGACGAGCCGACCTTCCCCGGCTGTCTGATCCGCTGCCGCGCGATCGGCATGTTCCGCATGACGGACGAGGCGGGCGGCGACGACAAGCTGCTGTGCGTCCCCTCGACGGACCCGCGCGTGGAGCACCTGCGGGACATCCACCACGTGTCCGAGTTCGACCGCCTGGAGATCCAGCACTTCTTCGAGGTCTACAAGGACCTGGAGCCGGGCAAGTCGGTCGAGGGCGCCAACTGGGTCGGCCGGGTGGACGCCGAGGCCGAGATCGAGCGGTCCTACAAGCGCTTCGAGGAGCAGGGCGGCCACTGA
- a CDS encoding threonine/serine ThrE exporter family protein — MTDAEDRKPQSDEARSTFMPPAGVVAPADDESSTTSEFALPTGLAAPKTTGTESETTSEFAVPDGLDVAPPQPHETEGSAFTPPSTYSAKQPPAAFTPASGIPLVSLARDVPWQDRMRTMLRMPVTERPAPEPVQRHDEAGPAVPRVLDLTLRIGELLLAGGEGAEDVEAAMFAVCRSYGLDRCEPNVTFTLLSISHQPSLVDDPVTASRTVRRRSPDYTRLAAVYRLVDDLSDDETHVSLEEAYRRLAEIRRNRHPYPGWVLTGASGLLAGAASVLVGGGFLVFVAAAVGAMLGDRLAWLCAGRGLPEFYQFTVAAMPPAAIGVTLTLAHADVKASAVITGGLFALLPGRALVAGVQDGLTGFYITASARLLEVLYFFVGIVAGVLTVLYFGVQLGAKLNPDAALGVSERPVWQIAASMLLSLTFAILLQQERSTVAMVTLNGGVAWVVYGAMYYAGDISPVASTAVAAGVVGLFGQLLSRYRFASALPYTTAAIGPLLPGSATYFGLLGIAQNEVDSGLVYLTQAVALAMAIAIGVNLGSEISRMFLRIGSAEKRRAAKRTRGF; from the coding sequence GTGACGGACGCGGAGGACCGCAAGCCGCAGTCGGACGAGGCGAGGAGCACGTTCATGCCCCCCGCCGGTGTCGTGGCACCGGCCGACGACGAGTCGTCGACGACGTCCGAGTTCGCCCTTCCCACAGGGCTGGCCGCCCCGAAGACCACCGGCACCGAGTCCGAGACCACCTCGGAGTTCGCCGTTCCGGACGGTCTGGACGTGGCTCCGCCGCAGCCGCACGAGACGGAGGGCTCGGCGTTCACCCCGCCGAGCACCTACAGCGCGAAGCAGCCTCCGGCGGCGTTCACCCCGGCGAGCGGGATCCCGCTGGTCAGCCTGGCCAGGGACGTGCCCTGGCAGGACCGGATGCGCACCATGCTGCGGATGCCGGTGACCGAGCGGCCGGCGCCGGAGCCGGTGCAGCGGCACGACGAGGCGGGCCCCGCCGTGCCGCGCGTGCTCGACCTGACCCTGCGCATCGGCGAGCTGCTGCTGGCGGGCGGCGAGGGCGCCGAGGACGTGGAGGCGGCGATGTTCGCCGTGTGCCGCTCCTACGGCCTGGACCGCTGCGAGCCCAACGTCACCTTCACCCTGCTGTCGATCTCCCACCAGCCCTCGCTGGTCGACGACCCGGTGACCGCGTCGCGCACGGTGCGCCGCCGGAGCCCCGACTACACGCGGCTGGCGGCCGTCTACCGGCTGGTGGACGACCTCAGTGACGACGAGACCCACGTCTCCCTGGAGGAGGCGTACCGGCGGCTGGCGGAGATCCGCCGCAACCGGCACCCGTACCCCGGCTGGGTGCTGACCGGGGCGAGCGGGCTGCTCGCGGGCGCCGCCTCGGTGCTGGTGGGCGGTGGCTTCCTGGTGTTCGTGGCCGCCGCGGTCGGCGCGATGCTGGGCGACCGGCTGGCCTGGCTGTGCGCGGGGCGCGGGCTGCCGGAGTTCTACCAGTTCACGGTGGCGGCGATGCCGCCGGCCGCGATCGGGGTGACGCTGACCCTGGCGCACGCGGACGTGAAGGCGTCCGCGGTGATCACCGGTGGACTGTTCGCGCTGCTGCCCGGGCGGGCGCTGGTGGCGGGCGTGCAGGACGGGCTGACCGGCTTCTACATCACGGCGTCCGCGCGTCTGCTGGAGGTCCTGTACTTCTTCGTGGGCATCGTGGCCGGCGTGCTGACGGTGCTGTACTTCGGCGTGCAGCTGGGCGCCAAGCTGAACCCGGACGCGGCGCTCGGTGTCTCGGAGCGGCCGGTGTGGCAGATCGCCGCGTCGATGCTGCTGTCGCTGACCTTCGCGATCCTGCTCCAGCAGGAACGATCAACCGTGGCGATGGTGACCCTCAACGGCGGCGTCGCCTGGGTGGTGTACGGCGCGATGTACTACGCGGGCGACATCTCGCCGGTGGCGTCCACGGCCGTGGCGGCGGGGGTGGTGGGCCTGTTCGGGCAGCTGCTGTCCCGGTACCGGTTCGCGTCCGCGCTGCCGTACACCACGGCGGCGATCGGGCCGCTGCTGCCCGGTTCGGCCACCTACTTCGGTCTGCTGGGCATCGCCCAGAACGAGGTCGACTCGGGTCTCGTCTACCTCACGCAGGCGGTGGCGCTCGCCATGGCCATCGCGATCGGGGTGAACCTCGGGTCGGAGATCTCGCGGATGTTCCTGCGGATCGGCTCCGCCGAGAAGCGCCGGGCGGCGAAGCGGACGCGGGGCTTCTAG
- a CDS encoding DedA family protein, with translation MTTLALGPEWLSPDYLIETFSLPGILLIVFAESGLFAFLPGDSLLFTAGLFVAEGNYISQPLWLVCTLIVLAAVIGDQVGYMIGKFFGPKLFNRPNSKLFKQENLEKAHEFMEKYGPKAIVLARFVPIVRTFAPIVAGAGRMKYRTFFTYNLIGGVAWGCGVTLAGYWLGQIEFIKKNVEPILVLIVFVSVVPIIVEYLRERGKKKRAGAVAPAAAPHQHPQAPVMDDATTQLRRITPAAPQPPQQQHYGGQGYPQPEPRQPYGDQGYPQQQQPYGDQGYPQQQPQQPYGNDQYYDQNQQQPYNRGY, from the coding sequence GTGACCACGCTTGCGCTCGGCCCTGAGTGGCTGAGCCCGGACTACCTGATCGAGACCTTCAGCCTCCCCGGCATCCTGCTGATCGTCTTCGCGGAGTCCGGACTCTTCGCGTTCCTGCCCGGTGACTCCCTGCTGTTCACGGCGGGTCTCTTCGTGGCCGAGGGCAATTACATCAGCCAGCCGCTGTGGCTGGTGTGCACGCTGATCGTGCTGGCCGCCGTCATCGGCGACCAAGTCGGTTACATGATCGGCAAGTTCTTCGGGCCGAAGCTGTTCAACCGCCCCAACTCCAAGCTCTTCAAGCAGGAGAACCTGGAGAAGGCCCACGAGTTCATGGAGAAGTACGGCCCCAAGGCGATCGTCCTGGCCCGCTTCGTCCCGATCGTGCGCACCTTCGCCCCCATCGTGGCCGGCGCCGGCCGCATGAAGTACCGGACCTTCTTCACGTACAACCTGATCGGGGGTGTCGCCTGGGGATGCGGCGTCACCCTCGCCGGCTACTGGCTCGGCCAGATCGAGTTCATCAAGAAGAACGTCGAGCCGATCCTGGTCCTGATCGTCTTCGTCTCCGTGGTGCCGATCATCGTCGAGTACCTGCGCGAGCGCGGGAAGAAGAAGCGCGCCGGCGCCGTGGCCCCGGCGGCCGCCCCGCACCAGCACCCGCAGGCGCCCGTCATGGACGACGCCACGACCCAGCTGCGCCGCATCACCCCGGCCGCCCCGCAGCCGCCCCAGCAGCAGCACTACGGCGGCCAGGGCTACCCCCAGCCGGAGCCCCGGCAGCCGTACGGCGACCAGGGCTACCCGCAGCAGCAGCAGCCCTACGGCGACCAGGGGTACCCGCAGCAGCAGCCCCAGCAGCCGTACGGCAACGACCAGTACTACGACCAGAACCAGCAGCAGCCGTACAACCGCGGTTACTGA
- a CDS encoding MerR family transcriptional regulator gives MSYSVGQVAGFAGVTVRTLHHYDGIGLLVPSERSHAGHRRYSDADLDRLQQILFYRELGFPLDEVAVLLDDPAADPRAHLRRQHELLSARIERLQKMAAAVEHAMEARSMGINLTPEEKFEVFGDFDPDQYQEEVRERWGDTDAYRQSRERTASYTKEDWQRVQREADELTRRFVALMEAGEPAGSEAAMDAAEEHRQGISRNHYDCGYEMHTCLGEMYVSDERFTRNLDQARPGFAAYLRDAILANAARHSS, from the coding sequence GTGAGTTATTCCGTGGGACAGGTGGCCGGCTTCGCCGGCGTCACGGTGCGCACGCTGCACCACTACGACGGCATCGGCCTGCTCGTGCCCAGCGAGCGCAGCCACGCGGGGCACCGGCGCTACAGCGACGCCGACCTCGACCGGCTCCAGCAGATCCTGTTCTATCGGGAGCTCGGCTTCCCGCTCGACGAGGTCGCCGTCCTGCTCGACGACCCGGCCGCGGACCCGCGCGCGCACCTGCGCCGCCAGCACGAACTGCTGTCCGCCCGGATCGAGAGGCTGCAGAAGATGGCGGCGGCCGTGGAGCACGCCATGGAGGCACGCAGCATGGGCATCAACCTCACGCCCGAGGAGAAGTTCGAGGTCTTCGGGGACTTCGACCCGGACCAGTACCAGGAGGAGGTGCGCGAACGCTGGGGCGACACCGACGCCTACCGCCAGTCCCGGGAGCGGACCGCCTCGTACACGAAGGAGGACTGGCAGCGCGTCCAGCGCGAGGCCGACGAGCTGACCCGGCGCTTCGTCGCCCTGATGGAGGCCGGTGAGCCCGCCGGCTCCGAGGCGGCCATGGACGCCGCCGAGGAGCACCGGCAGGGGATCTCCCGCAACCACTACGACTGCGGGTACGAGATGCACACCTGCCTGGGGGAGATGTACGTCTCGGACGAGCGTTTCACGCGCAACCTCGACCAGGCCCGTCCGGGCTTCGCCGCCTACCTGCGCGACGCGATCCTCGCGAACGCCGCCCGGCACAGCTCCTGA
- a CDS encoding DUF397 domain-containing protein: protein MTESLIADGALLDGWRKSSYSGPEAGSCLEVLDHFLSGVPVRDSKNPHGPAVIVPAPAWSAFVAAVRSGGFPS, encoded by the coding sequence GTGACTGAGTCCCTCATAGCGGATGGCGCCCTGCTCGACGGCTGGCGGAAGTCGTCGTACAGCGGCCCCGAGGCCGGCAGCTGCCTCGAAGTGCTGGACCACTTCCTCTCCGGCGTCCCCGTACGTGACTCCAAGAACCCCCACGGGCCCGCCGTGATCGTTCCGGCGCCCGCCTGGTCGGCGTTCGTCGCGGCGGTCAGGAGCGGCGGCTTCCCCTCCTGA